The Gossypium raimondii isolate GPD5lz chromosome 2, ASM2569854v1, whole genome shotgun sequence genome segment GTGTGAAAACACGTGGATGGCAAAGATATAACAGAATAACGGACATAAACTAGATCTATTAGTTCATTTGCTTTCCCCCATTGGAAAGAAATGGAAGAGCCAATGTGCACATGGAAAAAAGTAATAGTAATACATACACATGCATCCATCCAATCTTTAATATGTTAGCCTCTCATTGGTACCAATATGAAACCATAACTATAATTACAAAATTCTGCTCAGGTACAAATGAGAGCTGAACATCTTCTCAAGAGCAGAAACTTACTCCCATTTACTCTAATATTAAAGATTCTGCTCaggtataaaacttattttatagagtaaataaggaaaataaaatattaaggcAACCAGTAAATTTAAGTGACTGAAGCTTACTCCCATGGAACATCGCCGACAAGCATCCAGTCACCATCTTTATCTTTGTATGTTACCACATATTCTGATCCATGCAAAAGATCCTTCAACCTGCTCTCACTCAGGGTTTCCTTCCCGGCAGTACCATTAGACCCACATTGACCTAAAATCATAACAAAAATGCAGTAACCAGATCTATGCCAGACAGTTTTTGTATCGGGAACAGTTTGAATTGATATTGCCACGGGGCTAGGAAAGCAGTAACAGCTTACCAAGGGTAAAACAGCTGAACATCTTCTCAAGAGCAGAAGACAGTTCCTGATATGTAGAATAAGTTCTCAAATCTACCTTCCTCAGATAAGGAGCTCCGTCCATACTGACCTTGACAAAAAGAGCACCAGGACCGGGCTTTCCATCAACTTCATCATTGTTCTTTGAAGAAGCAGCCAGCGTTTTAGTCCTAAATGGTCTTATTGGTGGCCAACCAACAACCTGCGCCCTGTCAAGGATGGCAAATCATACCAACAGTCAAATAAAAAAGGTAGATACAAATGTATAATGTCCTTTCTTAAAAGTCCTTTCTCAAGTAAATTATACTTGGCAGCAGGTGCACCGGTGTTGTTGTTAGAAATGACAGTTTGCTTGAGACTGGTTCCATTAGTAGCACGAGGTTGCTCTTGTAACACATTTGCAGGCTCATCTTGCTTTACAGATGCTTTAACTCCAGGAGACCTTGTTGACAAAATCACATTAACCCCTGAATTACCAGGATATTTTCCATGTCCCACAGATTGTGGAGATTCAGAATCAGAACCAGCTTCATGAAACATCCAACTTTTCTCAGTGTACACGTAGCCTTTCACCTCGGAGAATCCATCCATGGTATCAGAAAAACCCCTTTTGTTTCCAGTAACAACATTTTTCTGAGATGATGAGCAGATTCCATCTTTGGAAGGAAGTAGAGGAAATAGTGGCTTCTCGTCAAGTTTTCCCAAGTTCAACAAGCAAAGCTCTGTTTCTCTCTCAGGGGATTGTGATCCAGGAAGACCAAGCCTAAGCTCCGTAGCCTTCAAATTCAGATTACTCGAGACACCGGAGCTGTCAACTGAAGAACAATCTGATAATCCAAGATAATTACGCTCCTTTAACCCGATGCCATTCTCGGAGATACATTCAACAGAGGGAGAAGAAACACTACTCTGCACTTCCTCCTCCACGCCCAGCAGTGGTGGAGACATCAGAAACCAAAACTTCTCAAAACAGCCTACtacatagaaaaagaaaaacaaatcaaaattttcaactaactTCAAGAAAAACACTTTTTAAGCCAAACCATTTAAGagaggaaaaacaaaagattcaacaccactaaaaatacAACAGACAGATCCTGGTGAAAAGCCACTTCAacctttttttcttaagaaactCCAGCTACCATAGTTAATTTGTGTCATTTTTATGGCTTCCATTCTAAAGGATAAATTGCTGAAAGTTTTCAGCTCCAAAGCTCAAACAATGGTGTAAAGCCCTAGCTAATCTGCATTCAACCAGTCTTACTTCACAAAAACTAAATCGCATgctaataaaagaatataaaaaaatcctgAACATATGGAGAATAATCTCTACTCCGTGActtaacaagaaaaaagaacataCAAAAATCTGAgtacaatttaaagataatgcTACGAAAAATCAACTACTATTAGTATTGTTTTTCCAATAGGTTGCTGCTGATgagaaatgatagaaataaaaacacaaattttgttTAGATcatgaaaaagggaaaaaaagtgTTCACTGAAGCCTTACTGTTCTATGCATTAAAATCCTTTTTAAGATAGTTGAGTTTTCCATTTTTCCTGAACAATAAacagaacaaaaaagaaaaataaaccaaacaaaaaataagcaaaaaaaaaaacacggaAGGTTCTAATCTTTCTCCATCCATTTTCTTTCGTTTTCCGGGCAACCAAACAGAACAAActgaatttaagaaaaaaaactggAGATCTTACAGTTGAAATGAAGCGGAACTGCAAAACAGAAACAAAcgaacaaaaaaaaggaaaaaaaatgcaaatctaaacaaaaatttcacaaaaataaagGAACTCACCGAAGAAAAGTTTAGTTTAGGGAACAAAGAGAAGAAGACCGATTACTGCTTTCAAAAATTGCAGGCGAAAAATGCACGAACTGcagagaaaatgaataaataaataaagctttAAGGCCCTTCCATTAAGCAGAAAGTAACAAAAGCCGAGGaacttgaaaaaataaaaaatggaggGGCAAAAgcgaaaatagaaataaaacaggtGGCGTAATTTTTATGATCCCCTTTGAAAGATTGTGGACCAGGTCGTTTTTTTATGCTGCGCCGATCAAGAAGTTGGAGTGGGGGGAATCTTGAACTAACGGTTGAGATTGGCTTCTCTATGGAGGTTCTAAACcgtttgattttgaaaaaagaaaaagaaaatttgtatttgttattgttAGTTAATTTATGCATTACTCGTTGTATTATGCGTAAGTTATGGATTTAactattgtatttttttatttttgaaattttagtcgtACTTAAAAAATAGCTAGTGAATTcattaagttttgttatttttaaaattttatgcggcaaacatattattatatgtctaatttcatgtcaatttattattttcacttattattcaaaaaaaatatatttaacgaTGATTATTTacgtcaaaaattaaaattaaaaattcgaaaatgttgattaaatctacaactttacTCCTAATATAAAACTAATAGCATAAAATATAGAGTTTGCATACAAAAACTAATAACACAATTTGTCTACtgctattattaaaatttataatttcaatggaAAATTGTAGCTATTATagtaaatacatattttaataatttaaatgtagtttcaaaaattaatgacaatatataatttgatttatctCTGATTAAACAATTGATATtctattaattcaattaacgTAATCAactgataaatttaattaaagctttttttatagtttttaattgatttaactcAAATTTAGTAAGGAATGAGCTTGATGGATTTTGAATCAATAAATTCTATTCAGAAGGTGGGGtggattttttcttttgaataatGGATCTGGGGTGGTTATGGTAATGTTTGCCCTGTATCGACCTACTTCACTctataaaattaccattttattcTTGtgtatataaactattaaaagaataaaaatgtact includes the following:
- the LOC105787735 gene encoding auxin-responsive protein IAA9 isoform X1, which translates into the protein MSPPLLGVEEEVQSSVSSPSVECISENGIGLKERNYLGLSDCSSVDSSGVSSNLNLKATELRLGLPGSQSPERETELCLLNLGKLDEKPLFPLLPSKDGICSSSQKNVVTGNKRGFSDTMDGFSEVKGYVYTEKSWMFHEAGSDSESPQSVGHGKYPGNSGVNVILSTRSPGVKASVKQDEPANVLQEQPRATNGTSLKQTVISNNNTGAPAAKAQVVGWPPIRPFRTKTLAASSKNNDEVDGKPGPGALFVKVSMDGAPYLRKVDLRTYSTYQELSSALEKMFSCFTLGQCGSNGTAGKETLSESRLKDLLHGSEYVVTYKDKDGDWMLVGDVPWEMFIETCKRLKIMKSSDAIGLAPRAMEKSKANNKKEFGYGC
- the LOC105787735 gene encoding auxin-responsive protein IAA9 isoform X2; the protein is MSPPLLGVEEEVQSSVSSPSVECISENGIGLKERNYLGLSDCSSVDSSGVSSNLNLKATELRLGLPGSQSPERETELCLLNLGKLDEKPLFPLLPSKDGICSSSQKNVVTGNKRGFSDTMDGFSEVKGYVYTEKSWMFHEAGSDSESPQSVGHGKYPGNSGVNVILSTRSPGVKASVKQDEPANVLQEQPRATNGTSLKQTVISNNNTGAPAAKAQVVGWPPIRPFRTKTLAASSKNNDEVDGKPGPGALFVKVSMDGAPYLRKVDLRTYSTYQELSSALEKMFSCFTLGQCGSNGTAGKETLSESRLKDLLHGSEYVVTYKDKDGDWMLVGDVPWE